Proteins from one Brevibacillus humidisoli genomic window:
- a CDS encoding response regulator transcription factor: MKQILLVEDELVISRVLKAYLEKAEYQVEQAFTGKEAIQKFAISTPSLVLLDVMLPEQDGWSILQYIRERSSCPVIMLTALGQINHKLSGLNQGADDYITKPFIAEEVVARVNAVLRRPARVMEDQRIKYLGGLKVDFKAHTVTLHGLELAFTPRDLSLFLFLARHPNQTFTREQLIEHVWGLDYEGSDRAVDLAIKRIRRTLENWPSSEGEIRTLRGLGYQLYVNER; this comes from the coding sequence ATGAAACAGATCTTGCTTGTTGAAGATGAACTCGTTATATCGCGAGTCCTAAAGGCTTACCTGGAAAAAGCAGAGTACCAGGTGGAACAAGCGTTTACCGGTAAAGAAGCGATTCAAAAGTTTGCTATTTCTACTCCTTCACTTGTCCTGCTGGACGTAATGCTGCCGGAACAGGATGGATGGAGCATTTTACAGTATATACGCGAGAGGAGCTCCTGTCCGGTGATCATGCTGACGGCCCTCGGACAAATCAATCATAAACTGTCAGGCTTGAATCAAGGAGCAGACGATTACATTACGAAGCCGTTTATCGCAGAAGAGGTAGTGGCTCGGGTCAATGCCGTTTTGCGACGACCAGCACGCGTCATGGAGGATCAGAGAATCAAATACCTCGGCGGTCTGAAGGTCGACTTCAAAGCTCATACGGTAACGCTGCATGGGCTGGAGCTCGCTTTTACACCACGGGACTTGTCCCTGTTTTTATTTCTGGCCCGCCACCCGAACCAAACCTTTACCCGGGAACAGTTAATCGAACATGTATGGGGACTTGATTATGAGGGCAGTGATCGGGCTGTCGATTTGGCGATCAAACGGATCAGACGAACACTGGAGAACTGGCCGTCATCTGAGGGAGAAATCCGAACGCTGCGAGGATTGGGGTATCAACTATATGTCAACGAAAGATGA
- the copZ gene encoding copper chaperone CopZ has protein sequence MITTTLQVKGMSCNHCVNAIEGSVGKLAGVSSATVDLAAGEVTVSYDEAQIGIEKVKETIEEQGYDVV, from the coding sequence ATGATCACGACGACTCTACAGGTAAAAGGAATGTCCTGCAATCACTGTGTCAACGCCATCGAGGGATCGGTGGGAAAACTGGCTGGTGTGAGCAGTGCCACTGTTGATCTGGCTGCCGGCGAGGTCACCGTATCCTATGATGAAGCACAGATCGGAATCGAAAAAGTAAAAGAGACGATCGAAGAGCAAGGATACGATGTTGTATAA
- a CDS encoding efflux RND transporter periplasmic adaptor subunit: MEKKPFHVAAALLSMLLFITGCSAANETAARMQRSNQQSVPVEVSTAALEPFAETSTFSGRLEANQEVTVTPKASGRIEQILVKVGESVKAGQIIARLDEEDLKLELQKAEEALALANARYEEGKSTTRPESLAQMQNSVAEAKAKYEAAQKNFERNQTLYEEGAVSQQVVEEAEMQMISAKTSYENLQQSLEMEQSGPTESSLKVLEIQLTQARTDYTIAQSNYDNAAIAAPIDGVIAELPVSVGESIGTSSAIATITDISTMKVVTSVSESQVGTIAVGQTFQVDVSSIGYQTDGNVISVSPKADDSKMYPIEISISDPEGKAKVGMLASLELHKNQRNAIVVPSEAIVTKDNKTYLYVVENNTANQVEVTTGESDGERTEITSGLTAGQQIVVKGQNTLYPGSAVTIMNQGNAIDTNPNDTENTSQDQGKTKIQQGSDSQRGSGTRDPQGGRTNSAN; this comes from the coding sequence TTGGAGAAGAAACCGTTTCATGTAGCGGCAGCGCTCCTGTCCATGCTGTTGTTCATCACAGGCTGCTCCGCAGCAAACGAAACAGCAGCAAGGATGCAGCGCAGCAATCAACAATCTGTGCCGGTGGAAGTAAGTACGGCAGCCTTAGAACCGTTTGCTGAAACGAGCACGTTTAGTGGTCGTCTGGAAGCGAATCAGGAGGTAACGGTTACGCCGAAAGCTTCCGGGCGCATCGAGCAGATCTTGGTAAAAGTGGGTGAGTCCGTAAAAGCCGGGCAGATCATCGCCCGACTCGATGAAGAAGATCTAAAGCTGGAGCTGCAGAAGGCAGAAGAAGCGCTGGCACTTGCGAACGCCCGTTATGAAGAAGGGAAAAGCACAACCAGACCTGAGTCGCTGGCGCAGATGCAAAACTCGGTAGCCGAAGCGAAAGCGAAGTACGAAGCAGCCCAAAAAAACTTCGAACGGAACCAGACCCTCTATGAGGAAGGAGCCGTCTCGCAGCAAGTCGTCGAAGAAGCCGAGATGCAGATGATCAGCGCCAAGACGTCCTACGAAAATCTGCAGCAGTCACTTGAAATGGAGCAATCCGGACCGACCGAATCCTCGCTCAAGGTGTTGGAGATTCAGCTGACACAAGCGCGGACGGATTACACGATCGCCCAGTCCAACTACGACAATGCTGCGATTGCCGCCCCGATCGACGGTGTGATCGCGGAACTGCCCGTCTCTGTCGGGGAATCGATCGGAACCAGTTCGGCGATTGCGACGATTACCGACATCAGCACAATGAAGGTGGTCACATCCGTCAGTGAGAGCCAGGTAGGAACGATTGCAGTGGGGCAAACCTTCCAGGTGGATGTGTCGTCCATCGGCTATCAGACAGACGGGAACGTCATCTCGGTCAGCCCGAAAGCAGACGACAGCAAGATGTATCCGATCGAGATCAGCATTTCCGATCCGGAAGGGAAAGCAAAGGTGGGGATGCTGGCATCACTGGAGCTACATAAAAATCAGCGCAACGCCATCGTCGTACCCAGCGAAGCGATTGTAACCAAAGACAACAAGACATACCTCTACGTCGTGGAAAACAATACGGCTAACCAGGTAGAGGTAACCACAGGTGAATCCGATGGCGAGCGCACGGAGATTACATCCGGTCTAACCGCAGGCCAGCAAATCGTCGTCAAAGGGCAAAACACGCTCTATCCAGGAAGTGCGGTCACCATCATGAATCAGGGCAACGCCATCGACACCAACCCAAACGATACGGAAAACACCTCACAAGATCAGGGCAAAACGAAAATACAGCAGGGGAGCGACTCCCAGCGAGGATCGGGTACCCGCGATCCGCAAGGCGGTCGCACCAATTCCGCCAACTGA
- a CDS encoding metal-sensitive transcriptional regulator — MNTEQELHCEECAHTEERKSHHSDKVKSNLTARLNRIEGQIRGIKGMIEKDVYCDDVLNQIAAVQSALNAVGKMLLEGHMKSCVVERIQEGDQEVIDELMKTVAKLMK; from the coding sequence ATGAATACAGAGCAGGAGCTGCATTGTGAGGAGTGTGCACACACCGAGGAGCGCAAGAGCCATCACTCTGACAAGGTAAAGAGCAATCTGACCGCTCGATTGAACCGGATCGAAGGGCAGATTAGAGGGATAAAAGGAATGATCGAAAAGGACGTCTACTGCGACGATGTGTTAAATCAGATTGCCGCCGTGCAGTCCGCTTTAAATGCCGTCGGCAAAATGCTGCTGGAAGGGCATATGAAGTCCTGTGTTGTGGAACGTATTCAGGAAGGCGATCAAGAGGTAATCGATGAACTGATGAAAACGGTAGCCAAGCTGATGAAGTAG
- a CDS encoding DUF5367 family protein yields MLLQHAWRAMIGGLLVWAGATLFFIWLGDTVLVEPEQSGFWLTICLLEAGTACLLYLVLILYRLFDSAPHAGVRLGVWGTAIGLLLDSVLLFHHDRLFPDFTEGQLLSFMIWMVIAYFLYLLIPLLVERQPYRSAS; encoded by the coding sequence ATGTTGTTGCAGCATGCATGGCGTGCGATGATCGGAGGTTTGCTTGTCTGGGCGGGGGCGACGCTTTTCTTTATCTGGTTGGGCGATACCGTGCTGGTGGAACCTGAGCAGAGCGGTTTTTGGCTCACCATCTGCCTGCTCGAGGCAGGAACGGCTTGTTTGCTGTATCTGGTCCTCATCTTGTACCGGCTGTTCGACTCAGCTCCGCATGCCGGTGTGAGACTAGGGGTATGGGGGACAGCGATTGGATTGTTGTTGGACAGCGTGCTGCTCTTCCATCATGACCGCTTGTTTCCCGATTTTACGGAAGGCCAGCTCCTGTCTTTCATGATCTGGATGGTGATCGCCTATTTTCTGTATTTGTTGATTCCGCTGTTAGTTGAGCGTCAACCGTACAGATCAGCCTCTTGA
- the pdhA gene encoding pyruvate dehydrogenase (acetyl-transferring) E1 component subunit alpha: MLLIRRFEEKVNEKFLAGDIPGFVHLYIGEEATAVGVCSALTRADYITSTHRGHGHTIAKGADVKRCMAELYGRKTGYCKGKGGSMHIADFGVGMLGANGVVGGGINLAAGAALAVQLRKAKEVAVCFFGDGASNRGTFHEGLNMAAVWKLPVVFVCENNQWASTTPLHEATAVTDISQRATSYAIPGVMVDGNDVFAVYEAAQQAVERARQGEGPTLLECKTYRIKGHFVGDPEQYRTREEVMAQMEERDPIKKLLERILADELLTEEQLREIERKVEQDVAEAVRFAEESPFPDPEEAFEDLYVEGEADHA, translated from the coding sequence ATGCTGCTGATTCGCCGGTTTGAGGAAAAGGTGAACGAGAAGTTTCTGGCCGGAGATATTCCTGGCTTCGTTCACCTCTACATCGGTGAAGAAGCAACGGCTGTCGGCGTGTGCTCTGCACTCACGCGAGCGGACTATATCACCAGTACACACCGTGGACATGGCCACACCATCGCCAAAGGAGCCGACGTCAAGCGGTGTATGGCCGAGTTGTACGGGCGTAAAACCGGTTATTGCAAAGGAAAGGGCGGTTCGATGCATATAGCCGATTTTGGAGTTGGTATGCTCGGAGCAAATGGCGTCGTCGGAGGAGGCATCAATCTCGCTGCAGGCGCCGCGCTTGCTGTACAACTGCGTAAGGCAAAAGAAGTGGCTGTCTGTTTCTTCGGGGACGGGGCAAGCAATCGAGGGACATTCCATGAGGGACTCAACATGGCTGCCGTGTGGAAGCTGCCGGTGGTGTTTGTCTGTGAAAACAACCAATGGGCTTCGACAACGCCGCTGCACGAGGCGACGGCCGTCACCGACATCTCGCAGCGTGCGACGTCGTATGCGATCCCCGGTGTGATGGTTGACGGGAACGATGTTTTTGCCGTGTACGAGGCTGCGCAGCAGGCAGTCGAACGGGCCCGACAGGGAGAGGGACCTACCTTGCTCGAATGCAAAACCTACCGCATAAAAGGTCATTTCGTGGGCGATCCGGAACAGTACCGGACACGCGAAGAGGTAATGGCCCAGATGGAAGAGCGGGACCCGATCAAAAAGCTCTTGGAACGCATCCTTGCCGACGAGCTGCTTACGGAGGAGCAGCTGCGTGAGATCGAACGGAAAGTGGAACAGGACGTGGCGGAGGCGGTTCGGTTTGCGGAAGAGAGTCCCTTCCCCGATCCGGAAGAGGCGTTTGAAGACTTGTACGTAGAGGGGGAAGCGGACCATGCGTAA
- a CDS encoding DctP family TRAP transporter solute-binding subunit: MKKRFVNMALVSLLAAVSLAGCGGQAGEQSQTAGGSGGDSSGAQKEELKFKVSITVSESDTWGVAANKWAEDLEKKSNGRIKLKIYPNESLSNGNQPKGIEAVQNGSTEISVHSTIIYSVLDPKFSVPSLPWLIPDYEQADKAMNGEGGEKLKELVRSKGIEPLAFGESGYRQITNSKKPIVTPEDLSGLKIRTPSMEMMVDTYKAFGADPTVMNFAEVFTSLQQGVIDGQENPLPIILNSKLYEVQNQLTIWNYMYDPLVFGMNKKLYDSLDPETQQLIKETAQEAAQYQKELNRQQDAEVLAKLKEHGMQVTELTPEQIKAFQEKVKPVIDKYEGIVGKELLDAFRK; the protein is encoded by the coding sequence ATGAAAAAGAGATTTGTGAACATGGCGCTTGTGTCTCTGCTGGCAGCAGTATCTCTGGCTGGCTGCGGCGGACAAGCCGGGGAGCAGTCGCAAACGGCAGGTGGTTCCGGTGGAGATTCTTCCGGGGCTCAAAAAGAAGAATTGAAGTTTAAGGTGAGTATCACCGTTTCGGAATCAGACACTTGGGGTGTTGCAGCGAACAAGTGGGCTGAGGATTTGGAGAAAAAATCGAACGGCCGGATCAAGTTGAAGATCTATCCGAATGAGTCCCTATCGAATGGGAATCAGCCGAAAGGAATTGAAGCCGTTCAAAACGGTTCTACTGAAATCTCTGTCCACTCGACGATCATCTACAGCGTCTTGGATCCGAAGTTTTCCGTACCATCACTCCCGTGGCTCATACCTGACTACGAGCAGGCAGATAAGGCGATGAACGGAGAGGGCGGCGAGAAGCTAAAAGAGCTTGTTCGCAGCAAAGGGATTGAACCTTTGGCCTTTGGTGAAAGCGGTTACAGACAGATCACCAACAGCAAAAAGCCGATCGTCACACCGGAGGATCTGAGTGGATTGAAGATCAGAACCCCCTCCATGGAAATGATGGTCGACACATACAAAGCGTTTGGTGCCGATCCAACGGTGATGAACTTCGCCGAAGTGTTTACTTCACTGCAGCAAGGAGTGATTGACGGACAGGAAAACCCGCTGCCGATCATTCTCAACTCCAAGCTCTATGAAGTGCAGAATCAATTGACGATTTGGAACTACATGTACGATCCGCTTGTCTTCGGTATGAATAAAAAACTGTACGACAGCCTCGATCCCGAGACGCAGCAGCTAATCAAAGAAACGGCACAGGAAGCAGCACAATACCAAAAAGAGCTGAACCGACAGCAGGATGCGGAAGTACTGGCCAAGTTGAAAGAACACGGGATGCAGGTAACCGAGCTGACTCCGGAGCAGATCAAGGCGTTCCAGGAAAAGGTGAAACCGGTTATCGACAAGTACGAGGGGATTGTCGGCAAAGAACTGTTAGACGCGTTCCGCAAGTAA
- a CDS encoding sensor histidine kinase, which translates to MSTKDEHRISLLQFWTTRYLLILCVGLLVIGIISTYWIKHSVTEKRLGMMKLIAEELADRIVDDEYGRIRIAPTLPRLIASRERFLEPDSKIIVFVISQNRQILFKPKGFPPHVSLPPSLFVPPNEESAVETITGMNDDTLHLVKRKIVSNGATIGWVALLLHEEDLTQNKEQMQFLIIMLGSLGLLGWGVIYLLTRKLSRPIKEVADAAKQIVSGNYDVALQPDVKELELYELIDSFKEMADRLRQLEMMRTELLAGVTHELKTPVTSISGLIQAVQDGIVTGEEAKEFLQICTKETNRLQKMVEDLLDFNSLAVGEITVRKERQNMNQLVQEIVYQWTIGHEENRFTLRTHLPDETISADTDPMRIQQILYNLLNNAKQAIGEEGTIDVFLRQQDDYIQVDVQDNGSGIPEQEQHLIFERFFRGAEKKHRVRGLGLGLPFSKMIAKALGGDLLLTKSTPGKGSIFTLLVAK; encoded by the coding sequence ATGTCAACGAAAGATGAACACCGCATCTCACTGCTGCAATTCTGGACGACACGTTATCTGCTGATCTTGTGTGTTGGCTTGCTGGTGATCGGCATCATCTCCACGTACTGGATCAAACACAGCGTGACGGAAAAACGCTTGGGCATGATGAAACTGATAGCAGAAGAACTGGCTGATCGTATCGTAGATGATGAATATGGACGAATCCGGATTGCTCCGACGCTGCCCAGGTTGATTGCCAGTCGTGAGCGTTTTCTGGAGCCAGACAGCAAGATCATTGTGTTCGTCATCAGCCAAAACAGACAAATCTTGTTCAAACCAAAAGGATTCCCGCCTCACGTGTCGCTGCCGCCCTCTCTCTTTGTACCGCCGAACGAAGAGAGTGCAGTCGAAACCATCACAGGAATGAATGATGATACCTTGCATCTGGTCAAACGTAAAATCGTCAGCAACGGAGCTACGATCGGCTGGGTTGCGCTGCTGCTGCACGAAGAAGACCTGACCCAAAATAAGGAACAGATGCAATTCCTGATCATCATGCTGGGAAGCCTGGGGTTGCTGGGATGGGGTGTTATTTATTTGCTCACCCGCAAACTCTCCCGACCGATCAAAGAGGTTGCTGACGCCGCCAAACAGATTGTATCCGGCAATTACGATGTTGCCCTGCAGCCGGACGTCAAGGAATTAGAGCTGTACGAACTGATCGATTCATTTAAAGAGATGGCTGACCGTCTGCGTCAATTGGAGATGATGCGGACCGAATTGCTGGCAGGGGTCACACATGAGTTGAAAACGCCTGTCACATCGATTAGCGGGCTGATCCAAGCCGTTCAGGATGGGATCGTAACAGGTGAAGAAGCCAAAGAGTTTTTGCAGATCTGTACGAAAGAGACCAATCGCCTGCAAAAAATGGTAGAGGATCTGCTTGACTTCAATTCCCTGGCTGTTGGAGAGATCACCGTCCGAAAAGAGAGACAAAACATGAATCAACTGGTGCAAGAGATCGTCTACCAATGGACGATTGGACATGAAGAGAACCGCTTTACCCTGCGTACCCATCTGCCTGACGAAACGATCTCGGCCGATACGGATCCTATGCGAATCCAGCAAATCCTGTACAACTTGCTCAACAACGCCAAACAAGCAATCGGCGAAGAAGGAACGATCGATGTTTTTCTCCGCCAACAAGATGATTACATCCAGGTTGACGTTCAGGACAACGGCAGCGGCATCCCGGAGCAAGAACAGCATCTGATTTTTGAACGCTTCTTTCGGGGAGCAGAGAAAAAACATCGGGTCAGGGGCTTAGGGTTGGGACTCCCTTTTAGCAAAATGATCGCAAAAGCCCTCGGAGGCGATCTGCTGCTGACGAAAAGCACCCCAGGAAAAGGGTCCATCTTTACTCTGCTGGTGGCAAAATAG
- a CDS encoding TRAP transporter small permease, with product MKLWVRLEEWLLVLMMSVICLLTMANVLSRYVLASSFSFTEELTTNLFAFVIFIGAALLARESGHIGFSLLTDLVPVPLRRAALIVVGCLTSVFFAVLLWYGLEMVMQQYEYGQKTPAMGLPAWWMGLSVPLGAVLCLFRFWEGYIRVWSAMTEIEDGPDGEDRRGEE from the coding sequence ATGAAGTTATGGGTTCGTCTGGAAGAGTGGCTGCTGGTCCTGATGATGAGTGTCATCTGCCTGCTGACGATGGCCAATGTTTTATCAAGGTACGTTTTGGCCTCTTCCTTTTCTTTTACCGAGGAGCTGACGACCAACCTGTTTGCTTTCGTTATCTTTATCGGTGCGGCGCTGTTGGCCAGAGAAAGTGGCCATATCGGCTTTTCGCTGCTGACCGATCTTGTACCGGTACCTTTGCGAAGGGCAGCTCTCATCGTAGTCGGCTGTCTCACCTCCGTCTTTTTTGCCGTTTTGCTCTGGTATGGGCTGGAGATGGTGATGCAGCAATACGAGTATGGGCAGAAGACACCGGCGATGGGGCTGCCGGCCTGGTGGATGGGGCTTTCTGTTCCGTTGGGGGCCGTGCTCTGCTTGTTCCGTTTTTGGGAGGGGTACATTCGCGTATGGTCAGCTATGACCGAGATAGAGGATGGGCCTGATGGTGAAGACAGGAGGGGAGAGGAATGA
- a CDS encoding TetR/AcrR family transcriptional regulator, whose amino-acid sequence MAKPNTVSKQELIKSAQECIVRDGLQKLTLQAVAKGANVTQGTVYYHFRSKEQLLLDIVEDVCRTSWQSLARTEENGEDLVVRGLESARSRCTEDSFYHQLFLSLVVAGFANPNIRRRLGKLLDEENGWLTDRLSQQWQESPVEGVSLATWSVLMNALVDGLALQALLREDFSADQVYAELEVLLRFIMQSGEKREG is encoded by the coding sequence ATGGCCAAACCAAATACGGTCTCCAAACAAGAGCTCATCAAATCGGCACAGGAGTGCATCGTCAGGGATGGTCTGCAAAAGTTGACGCTGCAGGCCGTGGCCAAAGGGGCAAATGTTACGCAAGGTACCGTCTACTATCACTTTCGCAGCAAAGAACAACTGCTGTTGGACATCGTCGAGGATGTTTGCCGAACATCGTGGCAATCACTCGCCCGAACCGAAGAAAACGGAGAGGACCTGGTGGTTCGCGGGCTGGAATCGGCTCGCAGCCGTTGCACCGAGGATTCGTTTTATCATCAATTGTTCCTATCGCTGGTCGTGGCCGGGTTCGCCAATCCCAATATCAGAAGGCGCCTGGGGAAGCTGCTAGATGAGGAGAACGGATGGCTGACGGATCGGCTGAGCCAGCAATGGCAGGAGTCACCGGTAGAGGGCGTATCGCTTGCAACCTGGAGTGTGCTGATGAATGCGCTGGTTGACGGATTGGCTCTGCAGGCGCTGTTAAGGGAGGACTTTTCGGCCGACCAGGTGTACGCTGAGCTGGAAGTCTTGCTGCGTTTTATCATGCAATCGGGAGAAAAACGGGAGGGGTGA
- a CDS encoding PLP-dependent aminotransferase family protein — MSSPVWGQLKLDPQHRLPLYKQISQQTEQMVHEGKLKPGVRLPSERKMAEILQVSRMTITLAYEDMKARGILRSQQGSGTFIMRGPRIERSEQAVTWHTQFAYETGNINYAMEEVMRFGRDPKLIPLAGVGTAPEVHPGIELSQFFAEHLRRNPILLQLPTPTQGYEPLRHDLLGWLEESGIHAAPEETMIVSGAMQGLDLISRLFLGPGDYVIMEDPGLPAASDAFTASGAKILRITLDQQGIRTESLENLLMQFPVKFIYVNPTFHNPTGITMSLERREHLLSLAKKYRVPIVEDDPTSLLFYGSKPTIPLKAMDRDDLVIYLRTFSKYVFPGLRVAVLVAPEAIVTNLLKVKQRIDLHSNNLSQIAVHAFLMEGRLERHLERLRSAYASRIALLREVIGAHPDISCHFPEGGVFLWCKLPSHIRAERLLQIAIRKGVAFVPGNWLSGVGLGDHYFRLAFTHPSLDLLKEGLKQIDQAIAEHDSYQC, encoded by the coding sequence ATGTCATCGCCAGTCTGGGGTCAGCTCAAGCTGGATCCGCAGCATCGGCTGCCACTTTACAAACAGATTTCGCAGCAGACGGAGCAGATGGTACACGAAGGAAAACTGAAGCCTGGGGTCCGCCTGCCTTCCGAGCGGAAGATGGCAGAGATTCTACAGGTGAGTCGTATGACGATCACGCTGGCATACGAAGACATGAAAGCGCGTGGGATCCTGCGCAGCCAGCAGGGTAGTGGTACGTTTATCATGCGCGGCCCGCGGATTGAGCGGAGTGAGCAGGCGGTGACCTGGCATACCCAGTTTGCCTACGAGACGGGCAATATCAACTACGCGATGGAAGAGGTCATGCGCTTTGGACGGGACCCTAAACTGATCCCGCTCGCCGGGGTCGGTACAGCCCCTGAGGTTCATCCTGGGATTGAACTGAGTCAATTCTTTGCGGAACATCTCCGGCGCAACCCGATTCTGCTGCAGCTGCCAACACCGACACAGGGATATGAGCCGCTGCGCCACGATCTGCTCGGCTGGCTGGAGGAGAGTGGAATCCATGCCGCACCGGAGGAGACCATGATCGTTTCGGGTGCGATGCAGGGACTCGATCTGATTAGCCGGTTATTTCTCGGGCCGGGTGACTACGTGATCATGGAGGACCCGGGGCTGCCCGCGGCATCCGATGCCTTTACGGCATCAGGCGCCAAAATTTTACGAATTACGCTGGACCAGCAGGGGATTCGCACTGAGAGTTTGGAGAACCTGCTGATGCAGTTCCCTGTCAAATTCATCTACGTCAACCCAACATTTCATAACCCTACCGGAATCACCATGTCTTTGGAGCGTCGAGAACACCTGCTCTCACTGGCCAAAAAATATCGTGTCCCTATTGTTGAAGATGATCCAACCAGCCTGCTTTTCTACGGCAGCAAACCAACCATCCCGCTCAAGGCGATGGATCGGGACGATCTGGTGATCTATTTGCGGACATTTTCCAAGTATGTGTTTCCCGGTCTGCGGGTGGCTGTGTTGGTCGCTCCGGAGGCGATTGTCACCAATCTGCTCAAGGTGAAGCAGCGAATTGACCTGCACAGCAACAATCTGAGTCAAATCGCGGTCCACGCCTTTCTGATGGAAGGACGTCTGGAGCGGCACCTGGAACGACTGCGCAGCGCGTACGCATCTCGCATCGCGTTGTTGAGGGAAGTGATTGGAGCGCATCCGGACATCAGCTGTCATTTTCCAGAAGGCGGTGTGTTCCTCTGGTGCAAATTACCTTCTCATATTCGCGCAGAACGGCTGCTGCAGATTGCCATCCGCAAAGGAGTCGCTTTCGTCCCTGGCAATTGGCTTAGCGGCGTAGGGCTGGGAGATCATTATTTCCGCCTCGCTTTTACCCATCCTTCCCTTGATTTGTTGAAAGAAGGGCTGAAGCAGATTGATCAGGCGATTGCCGAGCACGACTCATACCAATGTTGA
- a CDS encoding TRAP transporter large permease, translating to MSETAIWLFGSFFVFLFLNMPIAVALGLATAVTLLMFDLPIQSLPGTMYSAMTGFTLLAIPFFFLAGLIMERAGISRRLITLAEKLSGHYTGGLAIVAVVSACFFAAISGSGPATMAAVGAILIPAMTKAGYRKGMAAGLLATAGGIGIIIPPSIAYIVYGVVAEVSIAKLFMAGIVPGLLVGVLLAVTSYFIAKKEKIPTMPRASGSELLRALLDAAWGLLAPVIILGGIYSGIFTPTESAVVAVFYGLFVGLFVYKEIKLPQLPKIILESAKTTAMVMLIIASASAFAWLITVEGIAEELADMMMSFAPDKFTMLLMINLILLLAGMFVDAISAYYIFLPIFLPIMAAMQIDPVHFGVLMTINLAIGLVTPPVGIDLYVACGLAKVSLREISKGVIPFILASIVALLIITYVPEISLWLPNLLGME from the coding sequence ATGAGCGAGACGGCGATTTGGCTATTTGGGTCGTTCTTTGTGTTTCTCTTTTTAAACATGCCGATTGCGGTAGCGCTGGGACTGGCTACTGCCGTTACGCTCTTGATGTTTGATCTGCCGATTCAATCGCTGCCTGGGACGATGTACTCGGCGATGACCGGCTTTACGTTACTGGCCATCCCGTTTTTCTTTCTGGCGGGACTCATCATGGAGCGGGCAGGCATATCCCGTCGGCTGATTACCCTCGCTGAAAAGCTGTCTGGGCACTACACGGGAGGGTTGGCGATTGTTGCCGTGGTTTCGGCCTGCTTCTTTGCCGCCATTTCCGGCTCTGGACCGGCTACGATGGCTGCTGTCGGGGCGATTCTGATCCCGGCCATGACGAAAGCGGGGTATCGCAAAGGGATGGCTGCCGGGCTGTTGGCGACGGCGGGAGGGATCGGGATCATCATCCCGCCCAGCATCGCCTATATCGTCTATGGTGTAGTGGCGGAGGTCTCGATTGCCAAGCTGTTTATGGCGGGGATCGTGCCCGGTTTGCTGGTTGGCGTCCTGCTGGCGGTCACCAGCTACTTCATCGCCAAAAAAGAAAAGATTCCGACGATGCCGAGAGCGAGCGGAAGTGAGCTGCTGCGAGCCCTGCTCGACGCCGCCTGGGGGCTGTTGGCGCCGGTCATCATCCTCGGCGGGATTTACAGCGGGATCTTTACCCCTACGGAATCCGCTGTCGTTGCCGTCTTCTACGGCTTGTTCGTCGGTCTGTTCGTGTATAAGGAGATCAAGCTTCCGCAGCTGCCGAAGATTATCCTGGAATCGGCCAAGACGACGGCGATGGTGATGCTGATCATCGCTTCTGCCTCTGCGTTCGCCTGGTTGATCACGGTGGAAGGAATCGCAGAGGAACTGGCTGACATGATGATGAGTTTTGCTCCGGACAAGTTTACCATGCTGCTGATGATCAACCTGATTCTGCTGTTGGCCGGGATGTTTGTCGATGCGATTTCCGCCTACTATATCTTTCTGCCGATCTTCCTGCCGATTATGGCAGCGATGCAGATCGATCCCGTTCACTTCGGCGTCTTGATGACGATCAACCTGGCGATTGGCCTGGTCACGCCGCCAGTGGGAATCGATTTGTACGTCGCCTGCGGTCTGGCCAAGGTTTCCCTCAGGGAAATCTCCAAAGGCGTGATTCCTTTTATCCTCGCGTCGATTGTCGCACTCCTGATCATCACCTACGTACCGGAGATCTCGCTCTGGCTGCCCAACCTGCTGGGCATGGAATAA